A stretch of the Capsicum annuum cultivar UCD-10X-F1 chromosome 8, UCD10Xv1.1, whole genome shotgun sequence genome encodes the following:
- the LOC107839741 gene encoding glucan endo-1,3-beta-glucosidase 4, with protein MSNIKMTRGASKFIFLFFLFILLACISGLSPSKRFEHKELEREKEQKFHIFAKRLLELLPIHAIKHDWMDPPASGFPTTPIVNPVTTPTNMPPDNSAPTVVTVPSTTPNPVTPNLGSIPPAAPSTTPVTNPNSNPPVPITNPVTTPSTSTPVSNPVTTNPNPVGGVPVNTPVTPPATTNAPATGGQSWCVAKNGAGQTALQSALDYACGMGADCSAIQQGGSCYNPNSLQGHASYAFNSYFQKNPAQTSCDFGGAAMITNSNPSTGSCVFPASGSSTSSPATPTPTTTTPMSGTPAPTTSSTTGAAVPGLAPPTVPNGNDSGFGTMPSGISDSIPPTTTTSLSMSHGFQPLVGCIILVVSIVTSKLVLEI; from the exons ATGTCCAACATTAAAATGACTAGAGGAGCTTCAAaattcatcttcttattcttcttgtttATTCTTCTTGCCTGCATTTCTG GATTATCCCCATCTAAAAGATTTGAGCATAAAGAGCTTGAGAGGGAAAAGGAACAAAAATTCCATATTTTCGCGAAACGACTGCTTGAGTTGTTACCCATCCATGCGATTAAACATGACTGGATGGATCCACCAGCGTCTGGATTTCCTACAACCCCTATAGTAAATCCTGTTACAACTCCAACTAATATGCCTCCAGATAACTCGGCTCCAACAGTTGTTACTGTCCCGTCCACAACTCCTAACCCTGTGACTCCAAATCTTGGGTCTATACCTCCGGCAGCTCCTTCTACAACCCCTGTGACTAACCCAAATTCCAATCCTCCGGTACCAATAACTAATCCAGTAACCACCCCCAGCACAAGTACACCTGTAAGTAATCCTGTAACAACAAATCCAAACCCCGTAGGTGGTGTTCCTGTAAACACCCCGGTAACGCCTCCTGCAACCACAAATGCTCCTGCCACTGGAGGGCAGAGCTGGTGTGTCGCAAAGAATGGAGCTGGACAGACTGCACTTCAGTCGGCACTTGATTATGCTTGTGGGATGGGAGCAGATTGTTCAGCCATCCAGCAGGGTGGAAGTTGTTATAATCCCAATAGTCTGCAAGGCCAtgcatcttatgctttcaatagCTACTTTCAAAAGAATCCAGCGCAAACAAGCTGTGACTTTGGGGGTGCTGCCATGATAACCAATTCAAACCCAA GCACTGGTTCTTGTGTTTTCCCTGCATCGGGGTCTTCTACCTCATCGCCTGCAACACCTACTCCAACAACCACCACGCCAATGTCTGGAACTCCAGCGCCAACAACATCCTCGACAACAGGTGCTGCAGTACCAGG GTTAGCACCTCCAACAGTGCCAAATGGTAACGACTCTGGTTTTGGAACGATGCCCTCGGGCATCAGTGATAGTATTCCTCCGACTACAACCACCTCACTGTCCATGTCACACGGTTTTCAACCCTTAGTTGGCTGCATTATTCTAGTCGTCTCCATCGTGACTAGTAAGCTTGTCTTGGAGATTTGA
- the LOC107857098 gene encoding nuclear envelope-associated protein 2-like — MSVEERPPSSSSTTSNLVVDPLLRDLSEKKQNFRRNVVSLAAELKEVRSRLACQEQSFVRETLTRQEAESKAKKMEEEINKLQKNLEEKNGQLQFSALNSGKYVKQLDDLRSQLSATQATADASAASAQSAQLQCVALLKELDDKNSSLKEHEVRVSKLGEQLDLLQKDLQARESSQKQLKDEVVRIERDIMQALAKSGANKDCELRKILDEVSPKNIEKMNKLLTNKDDEIAQLRDEIRVMSAHWKLKTKELESQLEKHRRADQELKKRIMKLEFCLQEARTQTRKLQRMGERRDKAIKELRDQLATKQVGTSSDNHQNFWDTSGFKIVVSMSMLMLVLFSKR; from the exons ATGTCGGTGGAAGAACGGCCGCCGTCGTCGTCTTCAACGACGTCGAATTTGGTGGTGGATCCGTTGTTGAGGGATCTGAGTGAGAAGAAACAGAATTTCCGGCGAAACGTGGTGTCGTTAGCGGCGGAGCTGAAGGAGGTGCGCAGCCGTTTAGCTTGTCAAGAACAGTCTTTTGTTCGTGAAACCCTAACCAGACAg GAAGCTGAGAGTAAAGCTAagaaaatggaagaagaaataaacaaatTGCAGAAGAATTTGGAGGAGAAGAATGGACAGCTTCAATTTTCGGCTTTGAACAGTGGAAAG TATGTCAAGCAGTTGGACGATCTTAGATCACAGCTTTCTGCTACTCAGGCGACTGCAGATGCAAGTGCCGCATCAGCTCAATCTGCACAGCTTCAGTGTGTGGCACTCTTGAAAGAGTTGGATGATAAAAACAGTTCGCTGAAGGAACATGAAGTCCGTGTGAGTAAACTTGGTGAGCAATTAGATCTTTTGCAGAAGGATCTTCAAGCGAGAGAATCATCCCAAAAGCAATTGAAAGATGAAGTCGTGAGGATTGAGCGTGATATCATGCAAGCATTGGCAAAATCCGGAGCAAACAAAGATTGTGAATTGAGGAAGATTTTAGATGAGGTCTCACCAAAGAACATCGAGAAGATGAACAAGCTGTTGACCAACAAAGATGATGAAATTGCCCAACTCAGGGATGAAATCAGGGTCATGTCCGCTCACTGGAAGCTAAAAACCAAGGAGTTGGAATCTCAG TTGGAAAAGCATCGCAGGGCTGATCAAGAGTTGAAAAAGAGGATTATGAAGTTAGAGTTCTGTCTCCAAGAAGCTCGAACTCAAACTCGCAAGCTCCAAAGG ATGGGGGAACGACGCGACAAAGCTATCAAGGAACTGAGGGACCAACTAGCAACTAAGCAAGTGGGAACTTCAAGCGACAATCACCAGAACTTCTGGGATACCTCAGGGTTCAAGATTGTTGTCTCAATGTCCATGTTGATGCTAGTCCTCTTTTCGAAGCGGTGA
- the LOC124886688 gene encoding putative uncharacterized protein DDB_G0271982 gives MPQHASGPTPGQQYPNTSNIHFLSHQYKITTCSAPPSIHAFAALLLSEAPAFDVNPTVVILHSTSDSVLNVFSDQHHAPELTFKSTATTQIIQEGSGSLEGKKNEEDASAIAVGQQQHTQIGGRLREKGKRVREREREAARESEREQRTARERKRGERSNKRRFRAEESNTATVKLAGAPATLQQ, from the exons atgccacaacatgcatcaggacctACTCCGGGGCAACagtatccaaacacttccaatattcatttcctctcTCATCAATACAAAATTACCACATGCTCGGCTCCGCCTTCTATTCATGCTTTTGCAGCCCTACTCCTGTCTGAAGCTCCTGCTTTTGATGTCAATCCAACGGTTGTGATTCTTCACTCTACAAGCGACTCTGTATTGAATGTTTTTAGCGATCAGCATCACGCTCCCGAACtcacatttaagtcgactg caacTACTCAAATAATTCAAGAAGGTTCGGGAAGTCTggaaggaaagaagaatgaggaagatgcatctgccatTGCAGTTGGACAACAG CAACACACACAGATCGGAGGGAGATTGAGAGAGAAGGGAAAAAGagtaagagaaagagagagagaagcaGCGAGAGAAAGCGAGAGAGAGCAGAGAACCgcgagagagagaaaaagaggagaGAGATCGAACAAGAGACGATTCAGGGCGGAGGAGAGCAACACCGCCACTGTTAAGCTCGCCGGAGCTCCGGCGACGCTACAACAGTGA